Below is a window of Arabidopsis thaliana chromosome 2, partial sequence DNA.
AATCACTTGTATCATTTGTaaacaccttcttcttcatagtgGAGTTGGGGATTTGTTGATCCCGACCGGATGTAGTGGCTCGTTAACGCCATGAACCGGGTTAACAAATCACTTGTGtgctcttctttcttctctttctctgttctgtttcgacttcttctttgctctgtttttgctgTGATCTTGCGTTGATGTTTATTGCATTGCTTTTAAGCTTGAGGTGTTGTAGAGGTGTCGAAACTTCAACAACAATGTTTCGATATGTGTTTTCAAAAGTTCATTGTGGATCTTAGGTTTCACAAGATTGGATAGAAGCAGCCATGACAAGTCACAAGTCTGATAATGACCACATCATTCCCAGGTTCTGTCACTACATGTAAGAAGACAAATAACCTGTCTGTTCAGAGAGCCTTTAGGGTGACTTGTATGCAGACAGAGAAACCGTTGGAGGAGTTATACAATGTTAAAGTGGAAAGGAAAGTTTCAAAGAAACGGTTGTAAGCTGATCTTTTCTTTAACGCTCCTTATATTGTTTCAAGGCCTATGGTGATGATTGATCCAACTTAGACTTTTGAGTTTAGAGAGCCAAGAAACTTTACACTTGTTGCGTGTTGTTGTAGCCTGATGGATCTTCTTGtgataatataagaaaacaagttcTCGTTTGTTCTGCATAAGTAAACTTAGGCAGCTTCAGGCATATTTcagagagagataaaaaaacaaactctcAAAGGATAACTAAAAGAACTTTCAAATTATTCAACTAGAAAGTTAAGCTTTAAGAAatctaaattcaaaacatcatatcatcaactgaacaaaaagagaaacccCACTATTTGGACAAAACCCCACTGTTTCATCAactgaacaaaaaagaaagaaaaccaagCCTGAATTGCCTGAAAACTAAATCCTTTTTACTTGTGGCTTAAGAAATAAGCAGAGTTATGATTAGGAAGAACTAGAGCTGCTCTCTCCTGAACAGCCTTGGCCGGAGTTGCTAGAATATCTTGCCGGAGGAATGGGTAATGGTACCTGACCAGATTCACCGGAAGTAGAAGCGCCATCACCGCCAGGAAGAGAGTTTCCACGGCCAGAGTTTTTAGGGGTGAGAGCAAAACAGAGTTTGCCTGTTCCAGATCGGAAAGACCAGAGAGGATAGACGTCGTCTTCCTTAAACAACGTCTTACAAGCATCAAGCACGTTTTTCCAACCTTTAACAAAGACATAAATCCAGTTTCCTTTCATTTTCCACTTCCTCAATTCAAGCACATGCTTATTCAGCTCAGGATCCACGAAATTCACAGGCACACCATTGTCACGAATCTTCATGGCATTCTCATGTATGATTCTTGTCTCGTCCTCTGTCAAAAAGTCCGGAGTTTTCACCTGCTTAAAAGGAACTGAGAGACGTGCTTCAGTTTTTTTGAGATCGGTCTTATACAGTTGCCTCGTTGAGATCAACTTCGGATTGTAACcgttctcttctctcctcaTGACGTTCAAGAGCCACTCCGGTGGAGTTGTTTGAATGGGTTCCTCCTCTAAAGGACAAATGATTTTGCGTTTCTTGTGACTTCTCTTTTCCACATTAATGGGACGTTTTTCTTTGGACCGACGAGTAACataagaagaaggagacgGTTCTAAACctcgattagggttttgtgtaGTACTGGTTCCACGGAAGTGATTGATCTTTGTTGTTCGAGCGCACGCGTACATGTTGTTGTCTTCgtgggagaagaagatgatcggTGACAAGgacctctcttctttattGGCACTGCATCCCCAGAGATATTAGGATCAACAGTTTGGTGTTTTCCAGGACTCGTCGTTTGAGATTCTGTGTGGTTGGCATACATGTTCTCTACCCTCTGTCCGACAATTTCTAGCAACGTATCCTCTGAAATACGACTCATCAGTGAAACAATAAGATCATCATGTTTCACCATCTTTTTGTTTCGATTAAAACCAGGTTTCGCCATTATGATCAAATCTCTTGACAAAATAGAACCCCAAAAAAACCTAGAAGGAATTCGAGTTCTAgttagagagaaaaagggtTGCTTTGCACGCAAGGAACAAAAGCCAAGAGCGAGAGAGAAGATAGGGTAATCGGGTTTGTGTAATGATgatcttatataataattcAGGTACCTTGGtaattaagagagagagagagaaaggcaCCGCCTCTTTACGAgattaagaaaacagagaaaacctAATTAAGGCCGGTTCTCAGATTTAGACCGGTTTTAATAAGATTCAGGTCCTACGCTTATTAATATGTCATGTCTCATTTTTAATCACTTGGTTCACCTGAACATGTTACACCAACTTAATTAATATATGCTTTcatttgtgaaaaatgtaaattgACTAAagtcctctgttttcttttgtgcttacgttttttttttttttttttttctggtttcaAGCAATTTAAACTTTTACTTGGTGCTTTTATTCTTCTACCCACATcagattaaaaatatatatcaatccATTTGCACGAAAACATGGGGACCATAATGTTTCtcaaaataacattttgatCAGAATACTTTCAACTACTTCAAGCCCACCCAATCAATCTTCATGTATTCAAGCAAGTGGATAGAAAGCAAGAATGGCCAAACCACACATTCCTTGGGGTGCATCCACGTCTCTCTTGATCCTCATGTAACCATTTTCTCCCCAAGTTTCCCCCCAAGAATTCTTCACCACCCAATACTTAGTCCCTTCTTCACTCATTCCATAACCAACAATTGTAACCGCATGATGCAAATCCGTCCCACATTCTCCGTTGAATACCCCTCCCGAGTAGTGCCTAAACGCGGCCCCTGTCCCTTCTATCCCCACAGAAACAGGCTGTTGAGACACTGCTTGTAGCAACGCTTCCTCATTATTCATTGGAACGGTCTCATATCCGCTGATTGTGGCTGCACGAAAAGACGATGATAGGGTAGTTGATGAACTACAAGTTTGTTGTGATTCTTGGTATGGATAGTTATCCTCAGTAGTGATGCCTTGGTTTTTGATTATGTACTCGAAAGCTTTCGACATTATCCCTCCACGACATCCTTGATTGTAGTCTCTGTCGCAGTCTAAGAGTTGTTGCTCCGATAGCGATACAAGCTCGCCTTTAGTAATCTTTGTAATGCCTTCCACTGCCGCCACCGCGGAAAACGCCCAGCATCCTCCTATTCCGTTTTCAAAAAATTCATGTTTAAAACAATGTATCTCtctattcttttgttttttgttaaggaacaaaaattaaaatccaaaaaaaaagaatcaacaTAGTGACGTCAAGCCCAAATAATGCAGattgttataaaaaacaaagcttaAATAATTACCACATCGGCCTTGATACTTAACGGGTGTAACAGCCCCCTCTTGTCTCCAATCCATGCTCTCGCCATTATCACTAACATTACCATATCTAAACGGCACCGTGTTTTTGCCCGAAGACAGAGTTGAAATTCTGGTTATAGCCTCGGGCACAACTAGTCCAGTGTGTGTCGCCCGAAATTCTTCGTCCGTAAGATCAGAGAACTCGTTGATATCAACCTTGTACGTGATTTTATTATTCATGTTGAAGTTCTGGACGAACTCCAAATTCTTCTTGAAGATATTAAACCGATTTCTTTTCTCGGTTTCGTCAGAGTAAACGCGATTGAATCGAGCCATCCATTGCTCATGTTTCTCAATGGCAGAAGCTTCAAAAAGGCTACCACGAGATGTAGCTAGCGAAGTTCtgtaacttaaaaaaatagttagaaTGAAGATGATAGTTGACGCCATTCCCTATAGGTAATATGTATGGGCacaatttaaaaatagtaTCAATAAAAATACTCTTATAATacaaatgttttggtttttgttactTGGTTTGCCAAGAAGCGGGTATGCCAAAATGGTCTTATATAAGAAATTGTGAGTGAAGTGTGTGGTGCGATGTTGAGTGTGTGGTTTAAATATACTAAGGAAGTGGGACCAAATGACAtgggaaaaaacaaattgcaaCATTATTGATGTTAGATTCTATTTGCCAGTTTTTATATGCTTCAGCCTTCACTCAAAGTTAATGGTCAAGTTTTAACTCGGTGAGAATTCGTTTGTATTGGCTGGTTAAAGTTTGGGAGGTTCGCATGATATACCGTTTTGAAAACTAAGCTTATGGTACAAAGCcattcttgattttttttttttttgctttggttttgtgGTCTATATTTATCTCTCTACCTGTGCCTTGCTCGAACATTGTACACGTCACACGTTGTACTCTTAGTGCATTCGCAGACCACACGAGCCAAGGCAGcaattgttaaaatataaaatcaggTAGAAGCAAAGGAAAtcacaaatattaaaaagcgAATATGTATTGgttccaaacaaataaatgtattttaaattatCTAAATACGCTGGTCTCACAAATCTTATCTCCCTAAATAGTCGAGATGAGTGTGTGAGTGTCCACGAATAATTCATATTATACGATCTTCGAATAGAACCAAAACAATCGGAAATAATACAGAGATTGGTATCAAATTCTAGCAAATAATTGGACgagtaatttttgtttactttttgtgttctttttattcatttttttcgtttctgCGTCAACGAGGCTTTCTTTTTAGTATTTGACCAAGTTGGTCTATTCTATTTTATTAGTATTCCGTTATACCATGCCTTCGACAACGTGAACAAGCAAACAACAATATTTCGTAATCGAATCAATATAAATTgtgaaattgaattttttcatagaaaataatttaaaaatccaTTTTTGCTTTTGCTGTTGTGTCTGGTCAAATCCTATCATGTAACTCCATAATGCAATAACTGATTTTTTCAAGTGGCTCTACTCTCTTACAATTACAACTTGCAAAGTTATTGTTATGTAGATAATGTTATTGCTGTAAATGGTTGAAGTAACTCCCTAAGGCAAGTGGCCCTTGTCTCGAATCTCGGCATTAAGGCTTTAAAttcttttgattgatttttaagtttttgctttgttaatTTTGGCTGTTTCACAAATAgcgcaaaagaaaaaaaaagcaaaagaaaaaattctACCCATTCCCACCAAAATTTAGCCAATCAGAATAATAATAgctgaaaatatttttcaactcATTTACTCTTAAAATAgggaaaaagtcaaaaacaataaaacgaAACGTTTCACCtacttttaaaacatgagaaaaaaTTTCGCGCTAactttacttttttacttGTCAACTTTTTTTAACTCTATATATCTACACACCAATCACAACCTTCATGTTCTACTATTTCACGTATCATTGGgaattatgatttgtgtttttttcatttttccccGTCATGGCTGATGGCTGAAACCAAAATGtactttaaaatcaattttcttagTTTTCAAGGTTTAGTGTACCTGAAGTCTAAAGATAAAGCTTCCAGTGTGATACATACTCCCCATTCATGGTTTGTAATCTAATCATTTAGCTTGAATTGAAAGTCCCTATTAAAATGCTCAAGTCCCTCCTAGGGGGACTTGAACCGTTTCTTGACCTTGTATGTTGAAAATTCTTCACGTCAAGCATTAATCTTTACTCCTTTATTCTTGGGTTTGCCTTTCAAAAGCAATGTTGCTTACAAGTAACAAAAACGCTTTTATCATGGACTTTATATCTAAATGTTGCCATTTACATGGCTAGCAAATGCTTAGCATGTTGTCAAACTCCTCCAATAAAAGTTGTGTAGTCTATCATGAACATGGAGTCTTCAACGGTGTATAATCAAATTGTAGTCGTCTAATAGACCGTTTCAACTAACCTTCCGAATTCGACACTTTTATGAATAAGATTATTAACCTCAGAAAAACGATTATGTTCTTAGATAAAAACATTTACTTGTCATGCTCTTTGTGTTTCACATCTCCAACTCGTTCTCTAACAATTCTAAATGAAAATGGTGATTTCTTTCAAGtcaaaagaaaaccaagaTTGGATCATGGATCTACAAATAAGATTGATCCAAATTCAAGTTTAATTGGAGTAAATCCATAT
It encodes the following:
- a CDS encoding plastid transcriptionally active protein, translated to MTTSFPGSVTTCKKTNNLSVQRAFRVTCMQTEKPLEELYNVKVERKVSKKRL
- a CDS encoding B3 domain protein, putative (DUF313) (Domain of unknown function (DUF313); CONTAINS InterPro DOMAIN/s: Protein of unknown function DUF313 (InterPro:IPR005508); BEST Arabidopsis thaliana protein match is: Domain of unknown function (DUF313) (TAIR:AT2G32645.1); Has 140 Blast hits to 140 proteins in 6 species: Archae - 0; Bacteria - 0; Metazoa - 1; Fungi - 0; Plants - 139; Viruses - 0; Other Eukaryotes - 0 (source: NCBI BLink).); the protein is MYACARTTKINHFRGTSTTQNPNRGLEPSPSSYVTRRSKEKRPINVEKRSHKKRKIICPLEEEPIQTTPPEWLLNVMRREENGYNPKLISTRQLYKTDLKKTEARLSVPFKQVKTPDFLTEDETRIIHENAMKIRDNGVPVNFVDPELNKHVLELRKWKMKGNWIYVFVKGWKNVLDACKTLFKEDDVYPLWSFRSGTGKLCFALTPKNSGRGNSLPGGDGASTSGESGQVPLPIPPARYSSNSGQGCSGESSSSSS
- a CDS encoding Cysteine proteinases superfamily protein (Cysteine proteinases superfamily protein; FUNCTIONS IN: cysteine-type peptidase activity, cysteine-type endopeptidase activity; INVOLVED IN: proteolysis; LOCATED IN: endomembrane system; EXPRESSED IN: 15 plant structures; EXPRESSED DURING: 10 growth stages; CONTAINS InterPro DOMAIN/s: Peptidase C1A, papain (InterPro:IPR013128), Proteinase inhibitor I29, cathepsin propeptide (InterPro:IPR013201), Peptidase C1A, papain C-terminal (InterPro:IPR000668), Peptidase, cysteine peptidase active site (InterPro:IPR000169); BEST Arabidopsis thaliana protein match is: Cysteine proteinases superfamily protein (TAIR:AT3G49340.1); Has 7920 Blast hits to 7848 proteins in 742 species: Archae - 67; Bacteria - 274; Metazoa - 3329; Fungi - 4; Plants - 1897; Viruses - 138; Other Eukaryotes - 2211 (source: NCBI BLink).), encoding MASTIIFILTIFLSYRTSLATSRGSLFEASAIEKHEQWMARFNRVYSDETEKRNRFNIFKKNLEFVQNFNMNNKITYKVDINEFSDLTDEEFRATHTGLVVPEAITRISTLSSGKNTVPFRYGNVSDNGESMDWRQEGAVTPVKYQGRCGGCWAFSAVAAVEGITKITKGELVSLSEQQLLDCDRDYNQGCRGGIMSKAFEYIIKNQGITTEDNYPYQESQQTCSSSTTLSSSFRAATISGYETVPMNNEEALLQAVSQQPVSVGIEGTGAAFRHYSGGVFNGECGTDLHHAVTIVGYGMSEEGTKYWVVKNSWGETWGENGYMRIKRDVDAPQGMCGLAILAFYPLA